AGGTGCCGGACCCAGTGGTTGAGTGCGGCTTCGTAGATGGCGCGGGCGTAGGAGGAGGTAAGCTCGCTATCCCTCATCCGCACCGCTCGTCTGCTGCTCACTCAGAAACTGCTCCAGCAAGCGCCGCTGCACATCTTCGGTGAGGCCCTGCTGAAGCACTCGGCGAGCAGCCTCAATGGAGAGGTCCACAATTTGGCCCTTCACGGCAGCGAGAGCTTGCCTCTGTTCCAGCTCCGCCTGCTCCCGTGCCTGCGCTACCAGGCGTGCTGCCTCTTGCCTGGCCTGCTCCAGCATCTCCTGGCGCACCTTCTCACCCGCACGGGTGGC
This DNA window, taken from Anaerolineae bacterium, encodes the following:
- the atpF gene encoding F0F1 ATP synthase subunit B, giving the protein MSKLGIDLWGILWQLVAFGILLFFLHRLMYRPTLRIVDERAARVREGMENAELARRRAEQAQLELDRSMEQARRRSQEVIEEATRAGEKVRQEMLEQARQEAARLVAQAREQAELEQRQALAAVKGQIVDLSIEAARRVLQQGLTEDVQRRLLEQFLSEQQTSGADEG